In the Bdellovibrionales bacterium genome, CTGCGCAAAAGTTCCAGAGACATTAGTTGCAAAGAGCCCCAGCACGCGGTACGTGGCGCTGCTTTCATTACGCGTATTCATGTACTCCGCAAACAGCGTGCCTTGTGTGCCATCCAGCCACGCCAGTGAGTTGAAGATCAGCGTCTCGGCATTGCGAGTGACGGGCGAAGTGCTCGGAACCTTAATATAGCTGGTGGGCATAGTGCCTAGTTCTGCTTGAGCGCCCCAGGCGTAGATTTGCGAAAGATGCCCACTCCCCATATAAATCATAAAGCGCATCACGTTGCTGTTCGTTTTCTGTCCTGTGATATAAACCCGTGTCCAGTTTGTCGTGACGTTCACATCCTGAGTCACCCAGAGCTGATAAGCTCCCGTGGCCTCTTGCATCGCGAGGCGAATCGTGCCATTGGTGCTGAGAGATTTCACATAAACGCTAAAAACATAGGAGGTGTTGGCGGAGGTTGTCGGCAGAGTTCCATAGGTCCATGAATCCCCTTGCTGAGTCAAACGATCGGCTGTCATCGTTCCATCCGGTGCGACTGCAACGTCTTTTGCAACCAGCATGGGTGTTGCGCCTTCGGTGTTCCAGCAAGTCGCAAGATCAATGTTTTCGCTGCAGACGTTGATATTTGTTGCCGCAGGTTCTAGCAAAAGCCCGCGTGGCTGCAGCGTCGTCGGATCATAATCAAAGCGGGGAGTGCCCGCCGCAGCGGTTTGCATCACCCCCGAACTATCAAAGTAGGTCGCCGTCGAAGTGCGTGTAAACGTCAATGTCGAAGGCAGCGAGCTCATTGCCGTGAAATCCCAGTTCAGCACCGGCGGTGGCACGCGAAAAAAGGCAAATGGTATAATGTGGGAGTAACTCACATCAGCAGCACAGCAAAAGAGGAGTGAAAAGATAAAGAAACGTATGGTGAACTTCACTCTATTCAGGGTATCGAAGTTCTTTTTCGTCACAATTTCAATTCTCAAAAAGCGCCGAAGGACCTGTGAAATAGTGGTCTTTGTGAAACCGCGGACGAACTCTGAGTTCATGGTTCACGATGGAGCAGAGAAAGGCATTTGCTAGAGAGAAAAGAAAAACCCCGGTTTTGCCGGGGTTTTTTTAGAAACTAAACGTTGAATTTGAAGAACAAGATGTCGCCGTCTTTCACGACGTACTCTTTTCCTTCGACACGGTACTTGCCCGCGTCTTTTACGGCTTGCTCACTCTTCAAAGTGAAGAGATCTTCGCAGTGATAAGTTTCAGCTTTGATGAAACCGCGTTCGAAGTCCGTGTGAATCACGCCGGCTGCTTGCGGAGCTTTCATGCCGGCACGGATCGTCCATGCACGCACTTCTTTTTCACCCGCTGTGAAGTAAGTCTGCAAGCCCAACAATTTGTAAGCTTCGCGGATCAAACGATTCAATCCCGGCTCTTCAGCGCCGAGAGCATCCAAGAAATCTTTGCGCTCTTCTTTTGGCAACTGAGCAATCTCAGCTTCCATTGCAGAACAGATCAAGATCGTTGTGTTACCCTCTTCAGCGGCGCGTTTTTCAACAGCGCGAGTCCAATCATTGCCGCCGGCTGCGAAATCCGCGTCAGACACGTTCATCGCATACAATTGCGGCTTAGCAGTGAGCAAGTGCATCTCTTTCAAGAAAGGAGCTTCTTGATCATCAATCGCTACTGAGCGAGCTGGCAAACCTTTACCAAGGGCTTCAACAACTTTGCGAGCCACTTCGTATTCCATTTTGATTTTCTTATCAGTGCCGGTCTTTGCCGTTTTCTCAACGCGCTTAACGCGTTTTTCAGCAGAGTCCAAATCAGCAAGCATCAATTCTGTGTTGATGATTTCCATGTCGCGAACTGGATCAACAGAACCAGATACGTGGATGATATTTGGGTCGTCGAAGCAACGAACCACGTGAACGATCGCGTCTGTTGAGCGGATGTGGCTCAAGAACTGATTGCCGAGGCCTTCACCTTGGCTGGCACCTTTTACGATACCGGCGATGTCTACGAACTCCATCGTTGTTGGAACAATGCTTTGAGGTTTTACGAAACCACAGATTTTATCCATGCGTGGATCTGGAACTGTTACAACGCCGACGTTAGGATCGATTGTACAGAACGGGTAGTTCGCAGCCTCGGCCTTTGCAGACGTGAGGGCGTTGAAAAGAGTACTTTTACCTACGTTCGGTAAACCAACAATACCAACTTGAAGTGCCATGTGTGCGCCTCCGGCGCAGGAGGTGGAGGCCGGGACGGCCGCAACTGGACTGCGCCAATAAAAATTAAAAAACTACCTTACCCTAAGAATTAAACTTCGTCGAAGCTTTTTGGATCCCGTCATAGATGATGCTTTCAACCGCATCGCCCGCTTTATTAAGGAAATCCGGCATTTTCGCGAACTCATCTTGGGTGAATTTATTCAATACGTAATCAGCCACTGGGATATTGGGGTTCTCGGGGCGACCCACGCCTAAACGGAGGCGAATGTAGTCGGCAGAGCCCAACAAACCGGAAATGCTTTTAATACCGTTATGGCCGCCGTGCCCGCGGTTCTTCTGGATTTTCATTTGGCCAAACGGCTGATCGATCTCATCGTGCATAACGATGAGATGATCCATGGCGATCTTATAAAAGCCCATCAGGGGCTGCACGGATTCGCCCGAGAGATTCATAAAAGTTTGCGGCTTACAAAAAATAACTGGATGCTCGCCGATCTTGGTTTGAAAGATCTCGGCTTTGAATTGATTTTTCTGTGGGGGATTGCCCAAACCTTTGAGCATGTAATCCACGCCCATAAAGCCAATATTATGCCGGGTGAGGGCATATTGATTTCCTGGATTTCCTAGGCCGACGATGAGCCACATTTGTATTGTCTCCGAACTTCTTTCTACATCCTGATAATCGAGGCTTCCGCCTCGAGCTCCGCTTCCTGCCGGCCGTCCGTGCCGTCAGGTTTCTGTATCTGAAGACATTTGCAGAGTTTAGTACTTGTCTTCAGTCTTCATTCCCAGGCGACCACGATGGTCGTCTGGCCCCGTTCTCATGGACGGATGGCCTTCGCTGTTTCCCTTACTGGGCGATCAAGCCACAAAACGAAGTGAGCCACAAAACTCAAAATCACAAACAAAAAAAGCGGCCTTAAGCCGCTTTTTGAGTAGGTCGATGAGACCAATTATTTTTTCGCTGGAGCTGCAGGTTTCGCTGCACCCGCTGCCGGAGCTGCTGCTGCAGGAGCCGCTGCGCCTGCTGCCGGAGCTGCTGCCGCTGCTGGAGTTGCTGCTTCTTCTTCTTGAACCGCAACAACCGCGATTGTGTCTTCTGGACGAGAGATAACTTTAACGTTACCTACGTTCAAGTCAGACACGTGAAGAGCATCGCCTACGCCCAAGTTAGAAACGTCTGCAGTGAAGAAATCTGGGATTTCAGTTGGCAAACATTCGATCTCGATTTGACGTTGAACAACGTTCAACAAACCGCCTTCAGACAAACCGATTGGTTTACCTTCCAAACGAACTTCTACGTTTACGCGGACAGTTTTAGTCATATCAAGAGCGAAGAAATCAACGTGAACTGGACGGCGAGTCAAAGGGTGAACGTCTACTGACTTGATCAAAACCACTTTGCCGTTAGCTTTGTTGATAGAGCTTTTTACGTTGAAAAGAGCATTCTCGTAAGCGCGTGTGTTGTATTTCAAAACATCACGAACATCGACGAACACGTTTGTGTTCTCAACTGCACCATAGATAACGCCTGGAACTTTAGCAGCATTGCGGAGTGCACGGCTGTTGTGTTTACCAGTTTCGCGAGCTTCCATAGTGAGTTCAATTCTTTGTTTCATTTCATCTTCCTTCTGTTAGACCCATCTCCGTTTGGATACTGGTCACTTGTTACTTAATCAAAGAGCGAGCTTACCGAATCGTTGCCGTGGATGCGTTTGATGGCTTCTGCGAGCAAAGGTGCTACGGAGACGACTTCAAACTTGCCACAAGCTTTGGCGGCTTCAGACAGCGGAATCGTGTCTGTCACCCAAACCTTTTCGATAGGGCTTTCTTTCAATCGGGCGATCGCTGGGCCCGATAATACCGGATGCGTTGCAACGGCGAAGACACGTTTTGCCCCATTCTTAATAAGGCTGTCAACCCCTTGTGTAAGGGTTCCAGCCGTATCAATCATGTCATCGATAATCACAGCGGTTTTGCCCGAAACATCCCCGATAAGGTGCAAAGCTTTTGCCTCGTTCGGGCCGGACCGGCGTTTATCGATAATGGCCAGTGAACTCTCAATTCTCTTAGCAAAGGCACGGGCTCTTTCGACCCCTCCGGCGTCAGGACTCACCGCAACAAAATCAGAGCCTGTTCCCAGCTGCTCACGCCAAGCGCGGGCCAGGGTTGGAATGGCAAAAAGATGGTCCACCGGGCTGTTAAAGAAGCCCTGGATCTGGGTGGCATGGAGGTCCACGGAAACCACGCGGTTCACGCCGGCGGTGGTCAGCAGATCCGCCATCAGTTTGGCAGAGATCGGCGCCCGGGGAGCCACCTTACGATCTTGGCGGGCGTATCCGAAATAAGGAATCACGGCCGTGATCTGGGCGGCAGAGGCACGCTTGAGCGCATCCACCATGATAAAAAGTTCCATGTAGCTCTGGTTCACAGGCGGGCAGGTGCTTTGAACGATAAACACGTTCTGACCGCGGACGCTTTCATGGATCTCGATTTGTACTTCGCCATCGGCAAACGAGCTTACCTGGGAATATCCAAGTTCAACACCGGCTGCTTCGGCCACTTTTTTGGCTAGTTGGGGGTGGGAATTCCCCGAAAAGATTTTTAGGCCCTTCATCACTCGTAGTCTCCTGAGTTAAAAGTGCGTTTGCGCAGGAAGCAACTTCAGTTGCGCCCCAGGAGGCTAGCAAGGGGTGGGAGCTTTGTCCACTTTTCGGAGTGAAATGCCGATTTTTTACGCGGCCTTTTGATCTCCCAGAATGATCTGGTTGAGCTCTCGGCTCAGTTCCAGCGCATCGAGGGCTAGAGTATTGACCTCATTGGACTCTGTGGCGATTTTTTGGGCTGACGAGGCGTTCTCTTGGGAGGACTGATCGAGCTGAAACATGGCCTTGCTGATCTGCTGAATGTCATTGGCCTGTTCCGAAGAGCCCGTCGAGATCTCGTTATTGAGTTCTGAGACCTTATTCACCGAACCGACGATGGCATTTAGCACCATCCCGGAGCGGTCGGCGATTTGGCTCCCTTGAGAGATTTTTTGCACCGATTCCTTAATCAGGCCCGAGATGTCCTTCGCCGCCAAGGCACTGCGTTGAGCAAGGGCGCGGACGGCCTCCGCCACCACGGCGAAACCTTTGCCATGATCGCCGGCGCGCGCGGCCTCAACAGCAGCATTGAGTGCGAGCAGGTTTGTTTGAAAGGCGATGTCGTCAATCACGGTGATAATAGCTTCGATCCGCTTCGAAGATTCTGAGATCTCGTTCATCGACTGAATCAGAGCCTTGATTTCTTTTTCGCCTTTTTCAGCGGAGTCTTTCGAGTTCATGGAAATCGAAGCAGCTTCTTTGGCATTGTCAGAATTAACTTTCACCATTGCTGAAAGCATTTCCAGCGAAGCCACGGTGTCTTGCAGGGTCGATGCCGCCTGAGTCGATGATGACACCAAACTATTTCCGGAGCTGGTCATTACGTCCATGGAACTTGTGACCTGAGTGTTGGCTTCTGCAAGGCGAGCCGCAATTTTCGTAATTGAATCTGAAAGACGTTGAGAGAAAACATAAGCGATCACCAGCGCCAAAAGTACAGATATCACACTGAAAGTGAGCATCAGCACACGCGCCATGTTTTCATTTTCAATGGCTTTATTGGTGTTGGCTGTGACTTGAGCCAGTTGCAATTCCGTCTCGGTCCGGAGCGCTTTGTAAAAGACGTCGGCTTTGGCGGGGCAAACTTCACGGATCATGCGAACGATCTCGGTCTGATTTTGTTCGTAATCTTTAGATTTACCGATGAGCTCGGCACCGAAAGCAGAGAAGTCCTTCCAAGCTGCTTGCAGTTCTTTATAGCTGGCGCGGTCCTTCGCTGAAAGATCGACTTCTTCATAATATTTTAACAGGCGCGCGACCTGTTCTGCTTGGCGAAGGGCGGCCGCAGTGTAGTGCTCGACATCTTTTTTCTCGGTGCCGATGAAGGCAATGCTTCGCACCTGAATACGGAGCTCGCGAAATTCCCCGCGGAGGTCGCCGAGGGTTTTTACGAGTGGCAGACTTTGTTTGGCAATCGGACTGTAGGAATCTGTCACAGAGTTTACTGAATAGGATCCGACCAAAGCAACGACAAGGCCGGTCGCGGTGATGGTCAAACATGCTAAAATCATCTTTATCTTTAAGCTCATAGTTGTTCCTCGCGACTTTCTGTAGGCCCTTTCGGTCATTTTCAAAGTCACCTACGCTCGCATTAGGCAAAACGATGAACGAATGCTTGTCCATGCCAGACTAGAGAGTTTCTGATTATAATTTTAGAACAGTTTATGGAAAGTAATTCTAGCGGTGTTTCAGCAAGTTACGGAGCTCTTCGTTCGGAGCGATCTTTGGTAAAAACCGAGAAAAGGGGTGGTGAAGTTGTACCGTCACTGAATGACGGAGATATAATTTTTTTTCACTCATGTTTGAAACGCAGCTTTAGCGAGCGAAATCAACGAGCATCGGTGTAGTTCTTGAGGATTTTTTGATAAGTTCCGTTCTTTTTAATGTTCTCAATCGCGCGATTAATCTGAGTAAGAGGCAATTTGGACTTTTTTGAGACTGCACATTTGGTGCGAACGCGATCCATTTGCAACTCGGACTCTTTTAGAATTGGGTAGATATGGCTGAAATAATCGTATTCGAGGTCTGACATCACGATGTAATCAAGCCGGCCATGGATGAGTTTCTGAATATTGCTTTGATTGCTGGCGCCATCTTCGCGGGTGATTTCGCCGCTTTAAAATTCAGACTCTAAATCATGGTAGATAAAGTTGACGACGGTGCCGACGCGCTCACCGTGGAGGTCTTTCAATTTTTGAATCGTTTTTTTGCTGGCCGATACGATCACGTTGACGCTGGGATAGAGTTCAGAGGTCCACAAAACATCGTTACGGATTGCGGGCTGCCAGATTTCGTGAATGTGGCAGATGATATCGATATCGCCAGAAAGCAAACTCGGAGCCACACGATTTTTTGGCAGCAAGATCCATGTTGTCTTTAGTTTCATTTCCGCGGCAATGGCTTCGCCAAGATCTTTCAAAAGACCGCGCTCTACCTCGGGCTTGTGGAGTGGATTTTGAATCTCAACGAGCGGCATTGAGTAATTGCTATTGATGCCGAAGTAAATTTTGTCAGCGGGGTCGTCCTTACCCCATGACAAAGAGGCCAACAGCGTGAGTGTAAGAGCTGGAAGTAGTCTCATACGAGAAGGTTATCGAACCGCAGAGTGAAGTCACTGTTTAGTTCGAGGTTTCCTTGAATCTAGGCCTTTAGCTTTTCCAGAAAGGCTTTCAGGGCTTGCGCTCTGTGAGAGTGTTGATTTTTATATCCAGGGCCTAACTCCGCGAGGGTTTGCTTTTGTCCCTCTGGAATGAACACAGGATCATAGCCAAAGCCCAATTGTCCCACAGGTTTTTGGGAGATAGTGCCTTTCATCACGCCTTCGAAGTGCCATTCGGCACCGTCGGGAGTAAAAACCACAGTCGAGCAAACAAACCTCGCATTACGATTCGCCATTGGGCGAATTGTCATCATCTTCAAAAGCTTCGCGATATTTTCACTGTCAGAGGCTTTTGGGCCCGCATAACGTGCCGAGTGAATGCCTGGAAGATTGTTGAGTCCTTCGACTTCAAGGCCAGAGTCTTCGCCCAAAACCCATACGCCGGTCTTAACGGCCTTGAGTGTGCGCGCTTTGATCTGCGCATTTTCAAGAAACGTCTTGCCGTCTTCAGGGCGGGGAGTGAAAGAAGGGATGTCGGCTTGAGTGAAGATTTTTAATTCTGCCAACTCTTTCAAGCCGAGTTTGTATTCAGTGACTTTGCCTTTATTGCCGGTTGCGATCCACAATTCCATGACAATTACATTCCGCTGATTTGAGTGCGTTTAAAAATAGGACCGACGATTTCTTCTTGGACTTTGAAAAGTTCGAAGCAGCCTTTCTGTGCGACATCCATCATCGCGTTCAATTGCTCGCGAGTGAATGGAACGTCTTCGGCGGTTCCTTGAACCTCTACGAAGTGGCCTTTGTCTGTCATCACAAAATTCATATCTGTTCCGATGGCAGAATCTTCGTCATAATCAAGATCCAGCAAGATGTCGCTGCCTTGAATGCCGACGCTGATGGCAGCGACGTAATTGATCAAGGGCATATTCTTGATTTCGCTGAGACCGTGTAACTTTTTAAGTGCGAGCGCGAGCGCCACAAAGCCGCCAGTCACAGAAGCCGTGCGCGTGCCTCCGTCCGCGTTGATCACGTCACAGTCGATGGTGATTTGTTTTTCGCCCATGAGTTTCAAATCCACGGCCGCGCGCAGAGAACGGCCGATCAGGCGTGAAATTTCTTGCGTGCGTCCGCCGTTCAAAGTTTTATCACGCTTCATACGTTGGTGAGTTGAACGCGGCAACATGCCGTACTCTGCCGTGATCCAGCCTTCGCCAGAACCGACAAGCCATTGCGGAGCTTTTGCTTCGTAGCTTGCCGTGCAGAGAACGCGGGTTCTACCGAACTCCACCAAGGCAGAACCTTCGGCGTATTCAGAAACGTTGGACGTGATTTTTACTGGGCGTAATTGATGGGGCAGACGGCCGTGAGCGCGCATGAGACATCCTTTGAAATGAAAGGACTTACTCTAGTGCTTGGCCCTCAATTTTGTCCATCATTTCTTTGTATTGAAGAACGGCTTTGTAGATTTTCTGGGCAATTTCTTGCTGGTATTTAACCGTGTTTAGCTTCTGAGATTCCTCAGGATGG is a window encoding:
- the ychF gene encoding redox-regulated ATPase YchF, whose amino-acid sequence is MALQVGIVGLPNVGKSTLFNALTSAKAEAANYPFCTIDPNVGVVTVPDPRMDKICGFVKPQSIVPTTMEFVDIAGIVKGASQGEGLGNQFLSHIRSTDAIVHVVRCFDDPNIIHVSGSVDPVRDMEIINTELMLADLDSAEKRVKRVEKTAKTGTDKKIKMEYEVARKVVEALGKGLPARSVAIDDQEAPFLKEMHLLTAKPQLYAMNVSDADFAAGGNDWTRAVEKRAAEEGNTTILICSAMEAEIAQLPKEERKDFLDALGAEEPGLNRLIREAYKLLGLQTYFTAGEKEVRAWTIRAGMKAPQAAGVIHTDFERGFIKAETYHCEDLFTLKSEQAVKDAGKYRVEGKEYVVKDGDILFFKFNV
- a CDS encoding aminoacyl-tRNA hydrolase produces the protein MWLIVGLGNPGNQYALTRHNIGFMGVDYMLKGLGNPPQKNQFKAEIFQTKIGEHPVIFCKPQTFMNLSGESVQPLMGFYKIAMDHLIVMHDEIDQPFGQMKIQKNRGHGGHNGIKSISGLLGSADYIRLRLGVGRPENPNIPVADYVLNKFTQDEFAKMPDFLNKAGDAVESIIYDGIQKASTKFNS
- a CDS encoding 50S ribosomal protein L25 codes for the protein MKQRIELTMEARETGKHNSRALRNAAKVPGVIYGAVENTNVFVDVRDVLKYNTRAYENALFNVKSSINKANGKVVLIKSVDVHPLTRRPVHVDFFALDMTKTVRVNVEVRLEGKPIGLSEGGLLNVVQRQIEIECLPTEIPDFFTADVSNLGVGDALHVSDLNVGNVKVISRPEDTIAVVAVQEEEAATPAAAAAPAAGAAAPAAAAPAAGAAKPAAPAKK
- a CDS encoding ribose-phosphate pyrophosphokinase; translation: MKGLKIFSGNSHPQLAKKVAEAAGVELGYSQVSSFADGEVQIEIHESVRGQNVFIVQSTCPPVNQSYMELFIMVDALKRASAAQITAVIPYFGYARQDRKVAPRAPISAKLMADLLTTAGVNRVVSVDLHATQIQGFFNSPVDHLFAIPTLARAWREQLGTGSDFVAVSPDAGGVERARAFAKRIESSLAIIDKRRSGPNEAKALHLIGDVSGKTAVIIDDMIDTAGTLTQGVDSLIKNGAKRVFAVATHPVLSGPAIARLKESPIEKVWVTDTIPLSEAAKACGKFEVVSVAPLLAEAIKRIHGNDSVSSLFD
- a CDS encoding transporter substrate-binding domain-containing protein is translated as MTREDGASNQSNIQKLIHGRLDYIVMSDLEYDYFSHIYPILKESELQMDRVRTKCAVSKKSKLPLTQINRAIENIKKNGTYQKILKNYTDAR
- a CDS encoding transporter substrate-binding domain-containing protein codes for the protein MRLLPALTLTLLASLSWGKDDPADKIYFGINSNYSMPLVEIQNPLHKPEVERGLLKDLGEAIAAEMKLKTTWILLPKNRVAPSLLSGDIDIICHIHEIWQPAIRNDVLWTSELYPSVNVIVSASKKTIQKLKDLHGERVGTVVNFIYHDLESEF
- the rdgB gene encoding RdgB/HAM1 family non-canonical purine NTP pyrophosphatase — protein: MELWIATGNKGKVTEYKLGLKELAELKIFTQADIPSFTPRPEDGKTFLENAQIKARTLKAVKTGVWVLGEDSGLEVEGLNNLPGIHSARYAGPKASDSENIAKLLKMMTIRPMANRNARFVCSTVVFTPDGAEWHFEGVMKGTISQKPVGQLGFGYDPVFIPEGQKQTLAELGPGYKNQHSHRAQALKAFLEKLKA
- the rph gene encoding ribonuclease PH, which translates into the protein MRAHGRLPHQLRPVKITSNVSEYAEGSALVEFGRTRVLCTASYEAKAPQWLVGSGEGWITAEYGMLPRSTHQRMKRDKTLNGGRTQEISRLIGRSLRAAVDLKLMGEKQITIDCDVINADGGTRTASVTGGFVALALALKKLHGLSEIKNMPLINYVAAISVGIQGSDILLDLDYDEDSAIGTDMNFVMTDKGHFVEVQGTAEDVPFTREQLNAMMDVAQKGCFELFKVQEEIVGPIFKRTQISGM